A stretch of DNA from Deltaproteobacteria bacterium:
TATGCTGCATGAGCGCCTTTACCGACAATTCGCACCTCGAAAGAGTCCGCCGAAGCGCATGCCTCCCTCAGGTAGATACCTACTGTACCGACAGGCAGCAGGGGCGCCACGTGGGCGGCCACAATGACATCCACCCTTGGGTTTTCCATGGCACCCGCTGAAATCATCTGCCTGGCGCCATGGCCGCCTTCCTCACCGGGCTGAAAAATCAATTTTACCTTGCCTTTGAGCCGCTCGCGCAACTCAGCAGACTCCGACAGCAGCCGTGCTACCCCCAGCACCATGGCCATGTGGGCATCATGGCCGCAGGCATGCATAACCCCGGGATGGCGCGAGCTGAAGGGAAGCTCATTCTCTTCCTGAATGGGCAGAGCGTCCATATCAGCGCGAAGAGCAAAGGTCCGGCCTTCTGGCTGGTTGCCGCGGTACAGCCCCACCACACCTGTACCGCCAACGCCTGTCTTCACCTCGAGCCCAAAACCTTCCAGGTACTCTGCCACCTTTGCCGCAGTGCGCTTCTCCTGGAAGCGAAGCTCGGGATACATGTGAAAGTCACGGCGAATGTCTTGCAGCCATTGCTCTATTTCCTTTACAGCACCACGCAGCACTGCAGCCCCCTCTCCTGTAAAAGCGTCCAGGACCAGAATCTTCCTCTTTATCTGCCGCCATTTCGCTCTCCTCAGGCCTGTTCCTCGAGAGCGGCCAGCAGTCTGAGTACTGCTGCTCTGCCGGTAGGGTGCTTAGGGAAGTGCTGTCGGCGGTAGTGATCGCATACAGGTTTTTCCACATACAGGCCCTCCGGCTCTCCAGTCCTGCCCATATCCATGATGCGGCTGCTCTTGTAAGTGCGAAACACCAGATAGTCGTAAATGGAAGCCTCAAAGGCGAGCCCCTGGATGTCGTCGGCCACGGCGAAAACAGAAGCCGGCAGGATCTCGTCTACCCCCACTTCCTTCTTGCCCAGGGTGATCCGCTCACCATCAATGGCGGTGATAGTGCCTTTCTGATAGAAATGGCCCACCTTCCGCCATACCACATCGCCCACCTTGAAATATATCTCTTGTTGAGGTACATCATTTTCCATGGCCGTGCATCCTTTCCACCCCTGCCTGTGTGGTGAACCTTGTTCGAGCAATCCAGCATTACGGGTGTCAGCCCAACCTCTGGC
This window harbors:
- a CDS encoding amidohydrolase — encoded protein: MLRGAVKEIEQWLQDIRRDFHMYPELRFQEKRTAAKVAEYLEGFGLEVKTGVGGTGVVGLYRGNQPEGRTFALRADMDALPIQEENELPFSSRHPGVMHACGHDAHMAMVLGVARLLSESAELRERLKGKVKLIFQPGEEGGHGARQMISAGAMENPRVDVIVAAHVAPLLPVGTVGIYLREACASADSFEVRIVGKGAHAAYPHLSLDPVPAGAQIISGLQTLVSRNTDPGEGLVLSVTQVRAGTATNVIPDEMYLAGTIRALSPEIRQWALQRLEQVVQGVCQAHSLGAEISWGDGYPPMTNHQEVSSFIARVAAEMVGQERVRYRRPKFGSEDFGYFLSCAPGAGFDLGCANEEKGIRQMLHTCRFDLDEDVLGLGVELYLRLLEKYFADPSAACSA